From the genome of Pelobacter propionicus DSM 2379, one region includes:
- a CDS encoding peptidylprolyl isomerase, giving the protein MLDLIRQKKQSIIIKVVFVVIVLSFIGTMFLVWGKGSDGSGSSMAYAAKVNRHKISLEEFQNAYQRMRNIYQQIYGQSLTPEIEKTLGLKKAALNSLIDTALILKEAKKMGITASKDEVSGAIAAMPMFQKDGVFSFDLYQQLLKSNRITAKEFEEAQQRELILKKTRQAIINKVAVSDQEALDLFRKENDRIELEYLSYGPADVMGEIRPTEAELKEFLQKNQDRFRTAEKAEISYVLIDPASQAARQSLTEDEIQTFYQKNIDRWQGKDGILPLADVRERVRAEALKQKAARQAFELAADTLFKNIKSGDLNLIAAKLNLKPQQTPLFSADASPPALAGETALIRKAFELKQGELGGPVETGRGIYIVKVRQRIPSQVRPLNEIKAQVEQSFKAAKAVDLARGKAEQAARQLAAKKPLSSQSTSSFGFSAKGDVPSIGNAPDLMEAAFRLTSASPAATAPFKVGDRWYAIRLKSRSEAPRAEFDRTKTAIKQGMLPVKQQEALTTWVKQLRGKAKIEINQALVAD; this is encoded by the coding sequence ATGCTGGATCTCATACGTCAGAAAAAGCAATCCATCATCATCAAGGTGGTATTTGTCGTCATCGTGCTTTCCTTCATCGGCACCATGTTCCTGGTATGGGGCAAGGGGAGCGACGGGTCCGGGAGTTCCATGGCCTACGCGGCCAAGGTGAACAGGCACAAAATCTCCCTGGAGGAATTCCAGAACGCCTACCAGCGCATGAGAAACATCTACCAACAGATCTACGGCCAGTCCCTGACGCCGGAAATCGAGAAAACGCTGGGACTGAAAAAGGCGGCCCTGAACAGCTTGATCGACACGGCCCTGATCCTGAAAGAAGCCAAGAAGATGGGCATCACCGCCAGCAAGGACGAGGTCTCCGGAGCCATCGCCGCCATGCCCATGTTCCAGAAGGACGGCGTTTTCAGCTTCGACCTCTACCAGCAGTTGCTGAAGAGCAACCGCATAACCGCCAAGGAGTTCGAGGAAGCGCAACAGCGTGAGCTGATTCTCAAGAAAACCCGCCAAGCCATCATAAACAAGGTCGCGGTCAGCGACCAGGAGGCCCTGGACCTCTTCAGAAAGGAAAACGACAGGATCGAGCTGGAGTACCTGAGCTACGGCCCGGCGGACGTCATGGGAGAGATTCGGCCGACCGAAGCCGAACTGAAGGAGTTCCTGCAAAAGAACCAGGACAGGTTCAGGACCGCCGAAAAAGCTGAAATTTCCTACGTGCTCATCGACCCGGCCTCCCAGGCGGCCAGACAGAGCCTGACCGAGGATGAGATCCAGACCTTCTACCAGAAGAACATCGACCGCTGGCAGGGCAAGGACGGTATCCTGCCGCTGGCCGATGTCAGGGAACGGGTCAGGGCCGAGGCCCTGAAACAGAAGGCCGCCCGCCAGGCATTCGAACTGGCCGCCGACACCCTCTTCAAGAACATCAAGTCAGGCGACCTCAACCTGATCGCCGCTAAACTGAACCTCAAGCCCCAGCAGACGCCCCTCTTCTCCGCGGACGCTTCGCCGCCAGCGCTGGCGGGCGAGACCGCCCTGATCAGGAAGGCATTCGAACTCAAGCAGGGTGAACTGGGCGGACCGGTGGAAACCGGCCGGGGAATCTACATCGTCAAAGTCAGACAGCGCATCCCTTCCCAGGTACGGCCGTTGAACGAGATCAAGGCTCAGGTGGAACAGAGCTTCAAGGCTGCCAAGGCGGTTGATCTGGCCCGCGGCAAGGCCGAGCAGGCTGCCCGTCAGCTTGCGGCAAAGAAACCGCTCTCCAGCCAGAGCACCTCTAGCTTCGGCTTCTCGGCCAAGGGGGACGTCCCTTCCATCGGAAACGCGCCCGACCTGATGGAGGCAGCCTTCAGGCTGACCAGCGCCAGTCCGGCCGCCACTGCCCCCTTCAAGGTCGGCGACCGCTGGTATGCCATCCGCCTGAAGAGCCGCAGCGAAGCGCCCCGTGCCGAGTTCGACAGGACAAAAACAGCCATCAAGCAGGGGATGCTGCCCGTAAAACAGCAGGAGGCTCTCACAACCTGGGTGAAACAGTTGCGAGGCAAGGCAAAGATCGAAATCAATCAGGCACTCGTCGCCGACTAA
- a CDS encoding phosphoribosylaminoimidazolesuccinocarboxamide synthase, whose protein sequence is MSHPVMHTDFPGLKLLARGKVRDIYDLGETLLLVTSDRISAFDVIMNEPIPDKGFVLTEISSFWFRQMEDIVSNHIISTDVDEFPAACRPHADLLRGRSMLVKKARPLPVECIVRGYVSGSGWKEYQSSGSICGISLPPGLRESDRLPEPIFTPSTKAELGTHDENISFERMTELCGRELAEQARDYTLKIYGRARELADQKGIIIADTKFEFGVFEGELIIIDECMTPDSSRFWLKDDYRPGGPQPSFDKQFLRDYLEGLDWNKTAPAPALPAEIIAKTAQMYREALSRITGISL, encoded by the coding sequence ATGTCACACCCCGTCATGCACACCGATTTTCCCGGGCTGAAACTTTTGGCCCGCGGCAAGGTGCGAGACATCTACGACCTGGGAGAAACGCTGCTGCTGGTCACCTCCGACCGGATCTCGGCTTTTGACGTCATCATGAACGAACCGATACCGGACAAGGGCTTTGTCTTGACCGAGATATCGTCCTTCTGGTTCCGACAGATGGAAGACATCGTCAGCAACCACATCATATCCACCGACGTGGACGAATTCCCGGCCGCCTGCCGTCCCCATGCCGACCTGCTCAGGGGCCGCTCCATGCTGGTGAAAAAGGCGCGCCCCCTGCCGGTGGAGTGCATCGTGCGCGGCTACGTCTCCGGTTCCGGCTGGAAAGAGTATCAGAGCAGCGGCAGCATCTGCGGCATTTCGCTTCCCCCTGGCCTGAGGGAGTCGGACCGCCTGCCGGAGCCGATCTTCACCCCCTCCACCAAGGCCGAACTGGGCACCCATGACGAGAACATCTCCTTCGAGCGGATGACTGAACTGTGCGGCCGCGAACTGGCCGAACAGGCCCGCGACTACACCCTGAAGATATACGGCCGCGCCCGCGAACTGGCCGACCAGAAGGGGATCATCATCGCCGACACCAAGTTCGAATTCGGCGTCTTCGAGGGGGAGTTGATCATCATCGACGAATGCATGACCCCCGATTCCAGCCGTTTCTGGCTGAAGGACGACTACCGGCCGGGCGGGCCGCAGCCCAGCTTTGACAAGCAGTTCCTGCGCGATTATCTGGAGGGACTGGACTGGAACAAGACAGCCCCGGCGCCGGCGCTCCCGGCGGAGATCATCGCCAAGACCGCCCAGATGTACCGCGAGGCGCTCTCCCGCATCACCGGCATCTCTCTGTAA
- a CDS encoding Rho termination factor N-terminal domain-containing protein produces the protein MKLVEIRERAKQFGITASKMKKADLVRAIQQSERNTPCFETGRAEICQQDSCLWREDCR, from the coding sequence ATGAAACTCGTCGAAATCAGGGAAAGAGCAAAACAGTTCGGCATCACGGCAAGCAAGATGAAAAAGGCGGATCTGGTGCGGGCCATCCAGCAGTCGGAACGGAACACCCCCTGCTTTGAAACCGGCAGGGCTGAAATCTGCCAGCAGGACAGCTGCCTGTGGCGTGAGGACTGCAGGTAA
- a CDS encoding bacteriohemerythrin — MGIRWRESLAIGIEEIDSQHRELVEQFARLLAACEQGRGEDELKSMLDFLDRYVRRHFSDEEILQQRYRYPAYQGHRNEHQNFIARIGSLQQQIAARGVEVAHLVETNQLLYAWFVKHISSADRVLGSFLTTNRDTTT, encoded by the coding sequence ATGGGGATCAGGTGGAGGGAATCTCTCGCCATTGGTATTGAGGAGATCGACAGCCAGCACCGGGAGTTGGTGGAGCAGTTCGCCCGGTTGCTGGCGGCGTGCGAGCAGGGGAGGGGGGAGGATGAGCTGAAGAGCATGCTCGACTTTCTCGACCGGTACGTGCGACGGCACTTCAGCGACGAGGAGATCCTGCAGCAGCGGTATCGCTATCCCGCCTATCAGGGTCACAGAAACGAGCATCAGAATTTCATCGCCCGCATAGGAAGCCTTCAGCAGCAGATCGCTGCAAGAGGGGTCGAGGTAGCTCATCTCGTTGAAACCAATCAGCTCCTCTACGCCTGGTTCGTCAAACACATTTCCAGCGCTGACAGGGTCTTGGGGTCGTTTCTTACGACAAACCGGGACACAACGACGTGA
- a CDS encoding Lon protease family protein, which yields MDLDRYRIPVEQLRWTCDTSLLDFTSTEELPDLDYAIGQKRALRSIEFGLEMEETGFNLYIAGETGTGRASTIRTILGKRAQHEPQPNDWVYVNNFKDSLSAVSLSLPAGQGGQLASDMKELVDAFRKEIPKALESPEYEFRRSEILEQYQAANNELFQALEKESGKHGFALQRTVSGLVIVPQKEGRNYTQEEYEALTQRKRDKLDQTGKKLTERLNEVLRQVRENEKATKELLSQADRELGMSCLGHRLGPLKEKYASLEKVLAYLEAVQEDILNNLEDFKPQAAQPQIPGIRMPRQEPSFERYDVNLLVDNSATKGAPVVFEANPTYNNLFGRIEHVMQYGGVAVTDFTMIRPGALHRANGGYLVIDAREVLINPFVWDSLKRCIRTGEIRIEDVLEQYRFMTMVTLKPEAVQLQAKIIMIGTPWIYYLLYYLDPDYRKFFKVKAEFDSSVIRSSEVMRDYALFVATHCRCENLLHFDRSGMARLLEYTARMVEDQHRLSSQFMEISDFIREASFWAKKDGHSIVSGAAVLRAAEEKLYRFNRIEERMHELYEDGIIMVDTDGAVAGQINGLSVLDLGDHTFGRPSRITASVYTGKGGMVNIEREAKLSGPIHDKGVMILTGYLGSIFALERPLSLSASICFEQSYSGIEGDSASSTELYALLSALSGVALSQGIAVTGSVNQRGIIQPIGGVNFKIEGFYAVCKSQGLTGRQGVIIPKANERHLMLNDQVVAAVTAGMFSIWSVETIEQGIEILSGMKAGVRGKNGRFPKGTLYHLVDERLRRMAETLVKKDEKGKSRAAKGPRRHTPA from the coding sequence ATGGACCTTGACCGATACCGCATTCCCGTTGAACAACTCCGCTGGACCTGCGATACCTCCCTGCTGGACTTCACTTCCACCGAAGAACTGCCCGACCTTGACTACGCCATCGGCCAGAAGCGGGCCCTGCGCTCCATCGAATTCGGCCTGGAAATGGAGGAAACCGGCTTCAACCTGTACATCGCGGGCGAAACCGGTACCGGCCGCGCATCCACCATCCGCACCATCCTCGGCAAACGGGCGCAGCACGAGCCCCAGCCCAACGACTGGGTCTATGTCAACAACTTCAAGGACAGCCTGTCGGCGGTCTCGCTCTCCCTGCCCGCCGGTCAGGGGGGGCAGTTGGCCAGCGACATGAAGGAGCTGGTGGATGCCTTCCGGAAGGAGATCCCCAAGGCCCTGGAGAGCCCCGAGTACGAGTTCCGGCGTTCGGAAATACTGGAACAGTACCAGGCAGCCAACAACGAGCTGTTCCAGGCCCTGGAGAAGGAGTCGGGCAAGCACGGCTTTGCCTTGCAGCGTACCGTTTCCGGGCTGGTGATCGTTCCCCAGAAGGAGGGGCGCAACTATACCCAGGAGGAGTACGAGGCCCTGACCCAAAGGAAGCGGGACAAGCTCGACCAGACCGGCAAGAAGCTGACCGAGCGTCTCAACGAGGTACTCCGCCAGGTGCGGGAGAACGAAAAGGCCACCAAGGAGTTGCTCTCCCAGGCCGACCGCGAACTGGGCATGTCATGTCTGGGACATCGCCTGGGCCCGCTGAAGGAAAAGTACGCCTCCCTGGAAAAGGTGCTGGCCTATTTGGAGGCGGTCCAGGAAGATATCCTCAACAACCTGGAAGACTTCAAGCCCCAGGCGGCCCAGCCCCAGATTCCGGGCATCAGGATGCCGCGCCAGGAGCCGAGCTTCGAACGCTACGACGTCAACCTGCTGGTGGACAACAGCGCCACGAAGGGCGCGCCGGTGGTGTTCGAGGCCAACCCGACCTACAACAACCTGTTCGGCCGCATCGAGCATGTGATGCAGTACGGCGGCGTGGCAGTGACCGACTTTACTATGATCCGCCCCGGCGCCCTGCATCGGGCCAACGGCGGCTACCTGGTCATCGATGCCCGCGAGGTGCTGATCAATCCCTTTGTCTGGGACTCTCTCAAGCGCTGCATCCGCACCGGAGAAATCAGGATCGAGGATGTGCTGGAGCAGTACCGCTTCATGACCATGGTGACGCTCAAGCCCGAGGCGGTGCAGCTCCAGGCCAAGATCATCATGATCGGCACCCCCTGGATCTACTACCTGCTGTACTACCTGGATCCGGATTACCGCAAGTTTTTCAAGGTCAAGGCCGAGTTCGACAGCAGCGTGATACGCTCCTCCGAAGTCATGCGCGACTATGCCCTCTTCGTGGCAACCCACTGCCGCTGCGAGAATCTGCTGCACTTCGACCGCAGTGGCATGGCGCGCCTGCTGGAGTACACCGCCCGTATGGTTGAGGATCAGCACAGGCTCTCCTCGCAGTTCATGGAGATTTCCGATTTCATCCGCGAAGCCAGCTTCTGGGCCAAGAAGGACGGCCACTCCATCGTCTCGGGAGCCGCCGTGCTGCGTGCCGCCGAGGAGAAGCTCTACCGCTTCAACCGCATCGAAGAGCGCATGCACGAGCTGTACGAGGACGGCATCATCATGGTGGATACGGACGGTGCCGTGGCCGGCCAGATCAACGGGCTGTCGGTGCTGGATCTGGGGGATCACACCTTCGGCCGTCCCTCCCGCATAACCGCCAGCGTCTACACCGGCAAGGGGGGCATGGTCAACATCGAACGGGAGGCCAAGCTCTCCGGCCCGATACACGACAAGGGGGTCATGATCCTGACCGGCTACCTGGGGAGCATCTTTGCCCTGGAGCGTCCCCTCTCCCTGTCCGCGTCCATCTGTTTCGAACAGTCCTACTCCGGTATCGAGGGGGACAGCGCCTCGTCCACCGAATTGTACGCCCTGTTGTCGGCACTGTCCGGCGTAGCGCTCAGCCAGGGGATCGCCGTTACCGGCAGCGTCAACCAGCGCGGTATCATCCAGCCCATCGGCGGGGTCAATTTCAAGATCGAGGGATTCTATGCCGTCTGCAAGTCCCAGGGGCTGACCGGTCGGCAGGGGGTGATCATCCCCAAGGCCAACGAACGGCACCTGATGCTGAACGACCAGGTGGTTGCGGCGGTTACGGCCGGCATGTTCAGCATCTGGAGTGTGGAGACCATCGAGCAGGGCATCGAGATCCTGAGCGGTATGAAAGCCGGTGTGCGTGGCAAGAACGGCAGGTTTCCCAAGGGCACGCTCTATCACCTGGTGGACGAGCGCCTGCGCCGCATGGCCGAGACGCTGGTCAAGAAAGATGAGAAGGGGAAGAGCCGTGCGGCAAAGGGGCCACGCCGTCATACGCCTGCCTAG
- a CDS encoding HD domain-containing protein, whose protein sequence is MEENCLERLENWFEGYVGPFLETDAEGQKNILLKVEHTRRVCRMMDLLTAGESLSSPDRRLAGAVALLHDVGRFPQYRRWRTFRDSCSDNHARLAVEVIRRERLLHGLPREERLLIEEAVRFHNLLSIPPRIKSPTELFLRLIRDADKLDIWRVFLDLFALPRHERASAALLGLPERATVSGACLAELARGRIVRLERVQCVNDYKLLLISWCYDLNFTTSYRLLREFDYLASLAAELPDDTDVRAAIDSAREYVAARACPTSP, encoded by the coding sequence ATGGAAGAGAACTGTCTGGAGAGGCTTGAAAACTGGTTCGAGGGGTATGTCGGTCCTTTTCTGGAAACCGATGCCGAGGGGCAGAAGAACATCCTTCTCAAGGTGGAGCATACCCGCAGGGTCTGCCGGATGATGGACCTGCTCACCGCGGGAGAGAGTCTTTCCTCTCCTGACCGGCGCCTTGCCGGGGCGGTGGCGCTCTTGCACGATGTGGGGCGCTTTCCCCAGTACCGGCGCTGGCGCACCTTCCGTGACAGCTGTTCGGACAATCACGCCCGTCTGGCCGTGGAGGTGATCCGCCGGGAGCGGCTTCTGCATGGCCTGCCCCGGGAAGAGCGCCTGTTGATCGAGGAGGCGGTCAGGTTCCACAACCTGCTCAGCATTCCTCCGCGCATCAAGTCTCCCACGGAGTTGTTCCTGCGGCTGATCCGCGATGCCGACAAGCTGGACATCTGGCGGGTGTTTCTGGATCTGTTCGCTCTCCCGCGGCATGAGCGCGCCTCGGCGGCGCTGCTGGGGCTTCCCGAGCGGGCCACGGTCTCCGGGGCGTGCCTCGCCGAACTGGCCCGGGGGCGCATCGTGCGCCTGGAGAGGGTGCAGTGTGTCAACGACTACAAGCTGCTGCTGATCTCCTGGTGCTATGACCTGAACTTCACCACCTCCTATCGCCTGCTGCGAGAGTTCGACTATCTGGCCAGTCTGGCCGCGGAGCTTCCCGATGACACCGACGTGCGGGCCGCCATCGACTCGGCCCGGGAGTACGTTGCCGCGCGAGCCTGCCCGACCAGCCCCTGA
- the ligA gene encoding NAD-dependent DNA ligase LigA, which yields MQNSPTTEQTKNIVAERIQELRQLIAHNNRLYYENIPPRREIHDYEYDELFKELQELESRFPEFQSADSPTQIVGGSVSEGFKKVQHSVPMLSIENKPVTKMLSEVRSIIKELKDDAISIDIVAEPKIDGLSCSIRYEKHQLVRAATRGDGLEGEDITVNVHSISEIPKILPLDAPEVIEIRGEVYMSNSDFKQYTAQQNKIGEKPPENPRNAAAGSLRQLDPSVTASRPLRFFAYAWGEISNSFAKSQWDALQTLRGWGFKVCDDIRLLYSSDELNSYFEEMQERRSELDFTIDGIVYKLNSLSLQERVGQTNRAPRWAAAQKFPPEKRETLLQNITISVGRSGALTPVAELLPVRLLGTTVSNATLHNQDEVECKDFRIDDTIVVQRAGDVIPQVVSVVIEKRLSGSIPFVFPSACPVCGSKAVREPREAVWKCTGGLTCPAQSLERLKHFVSRDAFNIDGLGEKNIELFYNKGLLASPVDIFRLEEILSPPLLWQQKPSEFKPLQEWDGWGELSANNLFRAIRTKQKITLYRFIYALGIPKVGEVTAKILADNYVSLDNWQSSMLKAAERESECYQHLISIDGIGSVVADEIVSFFAEAHNIQVLDSLKNYLSVEDFTKPAIISSNISGKIVVFTGELEKRSRKAAKIEAEKFGAKVATDVSRKTDIVIAGTDPGSKLRKAQELGIKILSEDEWEHLINEK from the coding sequence ATGCAAAACTCTCCAACCACGGAACAAACCAAAAACATTGTTGCAGAACGTATTCAAGAGCTTCGTCAACTCATAGCACACAACAATCGTTTATATTATGAAAACATTCCTCCACGGCGAGAGATACATGATTATGAATATGACGAGCTTTTCAAGGAATTGCAGGAACTTGAATCAAGATTTCCGGAGTTTCAATCAGCGGACAGTCCGACTCAAATAGTAGGTGGTTCTGTTTCGGAAGGATTTAAAAAAGTCCAGCACTCAGTCCCGATGTTGTCTATTGAAAACAAGCCAGTTACAAAGATGCTTTCTGAAGTAAGGAGTATTATCAAAGAATTAAAAGATGATGCCATATCGATTGATATTGTAGCCGAGCCAAAAATTGACGGTCTTTCATGCTCAATACGTTACGAAAAGCATCAATTGGTACGGGCAGCCACTAGAGGAGACGGTCTTGAAGGCGAAGACATTACTGTTAATGTCCACTCAATTAGTGAGATACCTAAAATATTGCCGCTTGATGCCCCAGAAGTAATAGAAATACGGGGCGAAGTGTACATGTCGAATTCTGATTTTAAACAGTACACCGCGCAGCAAAACAAGATTGGGGAAAAGCCTCCTGAAAACCCTCGTAATGCAGCCGCCGGAAGCTTACGTCAGCTTGATCCTTCTGTAACCGCATCTCGTCCGCTCCGCTTCTTTGCGTATGCGTGGGGAGAGATTTCCAATTCCTTTGCTAAGAGCCAGTGGGACGCCTTACAGACCTTGCGTGGATGGGGATTTAAGGTATGTGATGATATCCGGCTATTGTATTCTTCAGACGAGCTAAATTCATATTTTGAGGAAATGCAAGAGCGCCGTAGTGAACTCGATTTCACCATTGATGGGATAGTATACAAGCTTAACAGCCTATCGCTTCAGGAACGAGTAGGACAGACCAACCGGGCTCCACGATGGGCTGCAGCCCAAAAATTCCCTCCGGAAAAGCGAGAGACTCTTCTACAAAATATCACAATATCTGTTGGTCGAAGCGGAGCACTCACCCCAGTCGCAGAACTTTTGCCGGTCCGCCTGCTTGGTACTACAGTTTCAAATGCAACCCTGCATAACCAGGATGAAGTAGAGTGTAAAGATTTCCGAATCGATGACACCATAGTAGTACAGCGTGCTGGGGACGTTATTCCTCAAGTGGTTTCTGTCGTCATAGAAAAAAGGCTTTCTGGTAGCATTCCGTTTGTTTTTCCGTCAGCCTGCCCAGTCTGTGGTAGCAAAGCTGTTCGAGAACCAAGAGAAGCTGTCTGGAAATGTACTGGAGGTCTGACATGTCCCGCACAATCATTGGAAAGACTAAAACATTTCGTATCTCGTGATGCCTTTAACATTGATGGACTTGGCGAAAAAAACATCGAGTTGTTTTACAATAAAGGTCTGTTAGCATCTCCAGTAGATATATTCAGACTTGAAGAAATTCTTTCACCACCATTACTTTGGCAACAAAAACCATCAGAATTTAAACCACTGCAAGAATGGGATGGATGGGGTGAGCTTTCCGCCAACAATCTTTTTAGGGCTATTCGGACCAAACAAAAGATCACACTTTATCGTTTTATATATGCGCTTGGTATTCCAAAAGTTGGCGAGGTTACAGCAAAGATACTTGCTGATAACTATGTCAGTCTCGACAATTGGCAAAGCTCAATGCTTAAAGCAGCAGAAAGAGAGTCTGAGTGCTATCAACATCTAATTTCAATTGACGGCATCGGCTCAGTCGTTGCAGATGAAATAGTAAGTTTTTTTGCAGAAGCCCATAACATCCAAGTCCTCGATTCTCTGAAAAATTATCTTAGCGTTGAGGATTTTACCAAACCGGCCATAATATCCTCCAATATTTCCGGAAAAATCGTGGTTTTTACAGGAGAATTGGAGAAGCGCAGCCGCAAGGCAGCAAAAATTGAAGCAGAAAAATTTGGGGCAAAGGTAGCTACCGATGTATCAAGAAAAACTGACATTGTTATTGCAGGGACAGACCCAGGATCAAAATTGCGCAAGGCACAAGAACTAGGAATTAAAATTCTATCTGAAGATGAGTGGGAGCATCTGATCAATGAAAAATGA
- a CDS encoding metalloprotease family protein, translated as MPRLLLSYLTFPGIIVHEFAHAWACRRLGIPVERVCYLRLGNPMGYVLHARPASVVRHILIVLAPFFVSSAVALAASLGAALLARSRLPPESRDAASILALWFAFSAGLHAFPSSGDADALRDEISSPERGLLAKALLIPVLGMLHLIRLGSRFWLDILFALAMVGLAPTLLLILTAD; from the coding sequence ATGCCGCGCCTGCTGCTCTCCTACCTGACCTTTCCCGGCATCATCGTCCACGAGTTCGCCCATGCCTGGGCCTGCCGCAGGCTGGGCATCCCGGTGGAACGGGTCTGCTACCTGCGCCTGGGAAACCCCATGGGGTACGTGCTGCACGCCAGGCCCGCATCCGTGGTTCGGCATATCCTGATCGTGCTGGCGCCCTTCTTCGTCTCCTCGGCCGTCGCCCTGGCCGCAAGCCTGGGGGCGGCCCTGCTGGCCAGAAGCCGCCTCCCGCCGGAGAGTCGTGACGCAGCCTCGATCCTGGCGCTGTGGTTCGCCTTTTCCGCCGGCCTGCACGCCTTCCCCAGCAGTGGCGATGCCGACGCCCTGCGGGATGAGATCAGCAGCCCGGAGAGGGGACTGCTGGCGAAGGCGCTCCTGATTCCGGTGCTGGGCATGCTCCACCTGATTCGGCTCGGCTCCCGTTTCTGGCTGGATATTCTCTTCGCACTGGCCATGGTGGGGCTGGCGCCCACACTACTGCTGATCCTGACCGCTGACTAG
- a CDS encoding Hsp20/alpha crystallin family protein has translation MALVKYNPLRELRGMQEQMNRLLNLSWNHDLAGEDLKEGLWQPAVDIYETEDSIVIKAELPDVEQKDIEVRIEDNTLTLKGERKHGGEVKKENYHRIERYFGFFQRSFSLPANIQQDNVSATCDRGVLTITLPKKEETKPKQIKVDVK, from the coding sequence ATGGCACTCGTGAAGTACAACCCCTTGAGAGAACTACGCGGCATGCAGGAGCAGATGAATCGTCTCCTCAATCTTTCCTGGAACCACGATCTGGCCGGTGAAGATCTGAAAGAGGGTCTCTGGCAGCCTGCGGTGGATATCTACGAGACCGAGGACTCCATCGTCATCAAGGCGGAACTGCCGGATGTGGAGCAGAAGGACATCGAGGTGCGCATCGAAGACAACACCCTGACCCTGAAGGGCGAGAGGAAGCATGGCGGGGAGGTAAAAAAGGAGAACTACCACCGCATCGAGCGCTACTTCGGCTTCTTCCAGCGCAGCTTCAGCCTTCCGGCCAATATCCAGCAGGACAATGTCAGCGCCACATGCGACAGGGGGGTGCTGACCATAACGCTCCCCAAGAAAGAGGAGACCAAACCGAAACAGATCAAGGTCGACGTAAAATAA
- the dusB gene encoding tRNA dihydrouridine synthase DusB — translation MLKPLKIGSLTLAHNVVLAPLAGITNLPFRVICRRMGAALAFTEMVSVNGLVRSGSNTLALLKSTPEDHPLGIQLFGDRPEDLAEAARRVEGTGELLDINMGCPVRKVVGTGAGSALLREPLKVAAIIRAVRAATPLPLSVKIRSGWHCGEDSYLRIAQIAQSEGCDAITLHPRSRSQMFSGHADWDQLRELKSQLSIPVIGSGDLFTPQDCQRMLAETGCDGVMVARGALGTPWIFRQVLELGESGSFREITNAERADMIRLHLELYLQTWGESIASREMKKHIGWYAKGFAGAADVRREANNARSTTDILALADRIRGVPDTHHEPT, via the coding sequence ATGCTGAAACCATTAAAAATTGGCTCGCTGACCCTGGCGCACAATGTCGTGCTCGCCCCCCTTGCCGGAATCACCAACCTGCCCTTCCGCGTCATCTGCCGCCGCATGGGAGCGGCACTGGCATTCACCGAGATGGTCAGCGTCAATGGACTGGTGCGATCGGGCAGCAATACCCTGGCGCTGCTCAAGAGCACCCCCGAGGACCATCCCCTGGGTATCCAGCTCTTCGGCGATAGGCCGGAGGATCTGGCCGAGGCGGCCCGCAGGGTTGAGGGGACAGGAGAGTTACTGGACATCAACATGGGCTGCCCGGTGCGCAAGGTGGTGGGAACCGGCGCAGGCAGCGCCCTTCTGCGGGAACCGCTCAAAGTGGCCGCCATCATCCGGGCGGTGCGTGCGGCAACCCCCCTGCCGCTGTCGGTCAAGATTCGTTCCGGCTGGCACTGCGGCGAGGACTCCTATCTCCGGATCGCCCAAATAGCCCAATCCGAGGGATGCGACGCCATCACCCTGCACCCGCGCAGCCGCAGCCAGATGTTTTCCGGCCACGCCGACTGGGACCAGCTGCGGGAGTTGAAGTCCCAGCTCAGCATACCGGTCATCGGCAGCGGCGACCTGTTCACCCCCCAGGACTGCCAGCGGATGTTGGCAGAGACCGGCTGCGACGGCGTCATGGTGGCCCGCGGAGCCCTGGGAACGCCCTGGATATTCAGACAGGTCCTCGAACTGGGAGAGAGCGGCTCATTCCGCGAGATAACCAACGCCGAACGGGCCGACATGATCCGCCTGCACCTGGAACTGTACCTGCAGACGTGGGGAGAATCCATCGCCAGCCGGGAGATGAAGAAACATATTGGCTGGTACGCCAAGGGGTTCGCCGGCGCGGCGGACGTACGCCGGGAGGCCAACAACGCACGCTCGACAACCGACATACTCGCCCTTGCGGACAGAATCCGGGGAGTGCCCGACACACACCATGAACCTACCTGA